Genomic DNA from Solanum dulcamara chromosome 4, daSolDulc1.2, whole genome shotgun sequence:
TCTTGCTATATATCCATGGTTTACTCAATTTAGAAGAACAACATAATGTATGCATCCCATTATTATACTCACCAGAGGAAACCCCCTAGCAGCTTTTTCAGCAAGGTAGTCGCATGGCTTGAAAAAGTTTCCATAAATTCTTGCCCACTCATCCAATCTTGAACAAATGTATTTGGATCCAAGAGTATCTGCCCAGTATATGATCCCTCCCCTGCCCAACAAATATCCAATCACATCTTTATAACTAAcagaatttatatatttttctcattattCTACATGATCATAGTTTTCCTGCAAGAAGAAAACACATATGCACGCACACATTTATGTAAAATTAGGTCTTGCGCTTAACTCACACTCCCAAAAACTAGCTCAAAGGGAGGAGGATTGTTCAAACTTGACCACTAATCTCATTAACCATCAACGTAAGACTTTTTTCCATTCTTTAACAATTTAATCTGATGAAAACACAGACCTGTAAGGAGGAAATCCCATGCCCATGACAGAAGCAATGTCAAGATCAGAAGCTTTGACAGCAATGCCTTCAGCAAGTAATCTACATGCTTCATTAACTAGAGGGAAAAAAATCATTTCAATGATGTCCTTGTACGAGAGTTTTTCCAGCTGAGTCAAGTACAAAAAGCAGTTTAAGATAATTAAGAGCATGGCAGAACAATACAACATGATTTCAATTACTAGTATTTTAATGTCAATAGAAGGAGAGGATCAGAAAGAGAAACCTTAGGATCAATGCTGACATCAGAAATTTCTCTTGCCTTCTCAATGTATTTCTTAATTTCTGGATCAGGATTGGCTTTGCGTCTTTCATCATATAAGTAGAAGCCTTTTCGAGTCGTTTCACCTACAACAAGTGTATCAATGTCCATTCAAAGGGGTCATGAGTCTCTAAACTATCATTTGCAATATTCCTAACTCCTCAAAATAGAGAATTATACCTAATCttttatcttgttgcattagtGGAATAAGCATTGACTTAATTCTGTCGGGCATGCTCGATACAAATTGAGCTTCACTAGCAATTGCAACATTgaaaccaacaagatcaaacaACCTACATGTAGGACATCAGAATACCATATCTGGTCATTGCTAGTTATGCGAACAAAATTCTACATTGAAAGTTGATAAGGAAAAGAATCTTCAGATAATTAAGTTGTATGTATACTCTTAGTGGTCCTAAAAAGGACAGTACATAGAACATCATGTTTGAATTTATGTCTTTGGACTGGTTTAATCGAACAACCATTGTAACATAGGCACATTTATTTAACCAATGAAGTTGCTAGACACTTTACCTGAAAGGGCCCATAGCCATTCCAAATTTAGTGAAGGCTTTATCGATGCAGTATATGTCTGCTCCATGTTCGACAAGCCAAAGAGCAGCTTGGGTGCAAGGAAAGAACATCCTATTGACAGCAAAATCAGTGCAGTTCCTTACTACTACTGGGGTTTTCTTTATCTTCTTTCCAACATCAAGCAAGTCTACAATTACTTGTGGAGATGTCTTTTGGGTGCGAACAATTTCCAGAAGTGGCATAACATGAGCAGGACTGCACCAAATTACAAGAATCAATAAACAGAACAAATGAGGAAAATACAAAATTCTAATTAACAGACATCACCTGAAAAAGTGAGCTCCAATAATACGATCCGGAGATTTTCTCTTCTCCCcaatcaaattcaagtcaaTTGTAGAGGTATTACTAGCAAGTATACAATGTGGAGGGCAGTACTTCTCTAAATCCGTAAATATTTGCTTCTTTAAAGATAAGTCCTCTGTGACAGCCTATTACAAATTAATAGCAAGGCATTATAAGATAATCAATCAGTCGGCAAAATAGAGTATCTATATGAGAATATAGCTGATACCTCAATGACCATGTCAACATCTCCGAAGCTCTCATAATCAAGAGTACCAATGAGTAGGAAGAGAACTTTTTCAAACTTCTCTTGACTCAATTTTCTTTTGTTGACGCGGCTTTGCAAATTTGCTGAGTGATTAATGCATTAGTCATATTATCAAGGGTAACTTATAGTAATAACAGCAAaacaatgaccttacctttaaTTCTCTCAATCCCAGCCTCTAGGACTTTGTCATTTACTTCTTTCAGGATCACAGGATAGTTGCTAAGGAGCAATGCTGTTGCAATTCCAGAACCCATTAATCCACCTCCAAGAATTCCAACCTTTTTAACGTGTCGTGGCACTAACCCCAAATCAGTGACCCCTGGAACCTGTTTGTGTTAAGACAGAAAAGCAACATCTTTATCACTTTTCTACAGAATCATGTAAATTTATGcctaaaataatttaacttaacTCACCCTCATGGTTCCGCGTTGGGCAAAGAAAATGTGGACTAAGGCCTTGCAAGTGGCTGAACGTATAAGAACTTCGAATGTTTCATACTCCTGAAACAGAAGAGCGTATGATCATTACATTTTTGACTATGGATTTATTTCATAGGAAGAAAAAGTAGAGGAAGAGATCCAGAATTGAACCTTAATAAGTCCAGCACGTGGACCGGACACTATACCCTCTTCAACAACATCAACGTATGCTAAGGGATGATAGAGATTTGGAGCTATTCTAATGGCTTGAGCTCTAGCAAACTTAAGTATTTCCCTTGCCTCACCAAGAGACTCCATCTTGTCAGTTCTGTAAAGACTGGCAATATTCCAAGGTCTTTTGTGCTCCCATATATCAAGTGCCCATTTACGAGCAGTATCCAATAATTGGTTCGATGAAACTATAGCATCAACAAGGCCAAGGTCAAGAGCTTCATCCCCTTTAACAGTTTTTGCTGTCTACATAGACAATATGAGTGAAAAAAGGGTGTAAGAGAAATATTTTCATGATGTGATCGATGCCAACGCTGAAATATAAAGGTGAATTGAGTCTTACTAGCATCATTTCTAGGGACTTAGCAAGTCCCACGAGGCGTGGAAGCCTCTGAGTACCTGAAATATAACATTACAAGTTTACCACAAAATcagattaattaaaaaaaagagttttaacTTCTTTTACACTGTACATGCTCATCCGTTATTAACTCATTAACACATGCATTAGCTTTTCCTTGTACATATGAGCAATTTGCAACTCCATTATCAGATAAGGGCCTTGAGAATCCAAACATAATCGGGAAATGGAAGAGCAGAAATTACATTATATGCTTCAGCAGACTACCCTTGCTTTTAGATGTGATCTATGTCTCTGATTTGATAGTCAAGACAATTTTAGCGAGAACTTTATTTTCTGTAGGCCTTTTGTTTTTGGTACATGATGCACAGGACTAGTGTCCCAAAGAGGGATAACAGGGTCAAAAGGATGGGGATCGTTCATGCCTTATAAGGACAACACCTATCTCATTAACCACAGATATATATGAGAATTTTTCATTCTTCAACAAAATCAGTGCAATTGTTTCAGGATTAAAAATCgtccattaatttatatttggGGCTAGTGTTGGATACTTTCAttccatattacatatataCTTTCACAAGATTCAAATACAATATAGAATAATGGATTTTGTTACTACAACAGAAGTTTAAGTGAAACAAATGGAGCTTATATTGTTTTGGTATTTATTTCACCTAGAAGTGATGATAGATTAAGAAGTTAAGCATTAAGCAAAAAGCTTGCATACCTCCAAATCCAGGAATTATACCAAGGTGAAGTTCTGGCAATCCAAGTTTTGCATTCGTAGTGGAAATCCGAGCATGACAACACTAATGTTTCAAGCAACATAAACAATTAGCAAAATCGATTCATGTCAACAACAGAGAAATTAGGATAGTTTAACATGTACCTACCATTGCAATTTCAAGTCCTCCACCCAAAGCATGACCATCAATCGCCGCTACTAAAGGTTTTTTTGAAACTAAGATCAAGGAAAAGTAGCATCATTAGCTGCATTCAACTTTGCCCGTGGTTAGGAGCTCTAAGTTGGAATAAAATAGCCCACAAGTGAACATGGGCGGATCTAGGGGGAGGAAGGGTGTTCACCCCTAAACAACATACAAAAGGTTAGCTCTATGGTCCAAGTACATTCAAAATGCACACCAATGTCCAGGGTTCGATGCCAACCATACCCTCAAACTGCATTCGACATCGAGTTTCAAGGTGAAAGATAAGAAAGCAAAGGCATACCTTCTACAGTGTCAGTGAGCATATCCAGAGATATATAACCAGGTTTTGGTTGTGCCACTGTGATATATAATAATTTGCAGACAGAAATTAAATTAGGTAAGGACAATATCCAACACTAGCACTAGTATATAAATTTAGATGCTAAAAATGTTTACCTTTTCCTTGTTGTAGGTCAGCAAAGGAAGAGATATTAAAACCACCAGAGAACTTGCCATGATAACCTGTCATCaagaatgtatatatatatacatatatgttgggatttaattaatatattaaaaatgaataTTGTGATTCCATCAAATTTAATTACCTGTAATAACAATTGCCTTCACATCATCTCTCCTAAAGGCTTCCTCAAATGTCTCTTTCAAGCTGTACAAAactaatcaaaagaaaatacacTTACATAGAAAATCATAGATCGTCGAGGGCTCAAGATATTAAAGCACAAcagaaaaatgtttttcaaaacGAATTGAAGAGAAAGATGAAGCTTTAACAAACACAAAATATGTACCATCAATGTTTTTACtgtgagaaaaataaaattatttacgTACTTAATTTGATCTCCATAGTTTTTGGTTtcaaaattatacaataataTTTGAAGGTCATTTCAGATAAGTAATAGTTTTAGTAGTTTTCACTAACAAAACTTCAAATGTAATATTTTCATGTTCAAACACAACTTTAACTTGTACACGTTTTTTCAACTTAacttcaaatatcattttttttttcaaatacaaaCCATTCATGTCCAAACGCCTACAAACCATGATGAGAAAGTTCATATTTTTGATGAGTAAAATCATCCCACATCATGGAGAAACAGGGGAAAATTAAACAATCTTTACAACTACATAAAGATatctaaaaaaattagaaattttcacaaatcTTGAAAGGATGGATTGTTGTTAATTAAGATACCATCTAATGAAAGAGAATTGACAGGAGGGTTATTAATGGTGATGACAGCAACTCCATCAGCTCCAACCTCAATGGTAGCTCTACCCTTTGACTTCATTTTGCTATCAACAGATGGGAGTTTTAAGAGTGCTTTAAGAAAAAGTTGCTTATTGCATGCATTATAAGTAGTCGAGAGAAACAAACATATTTAACTTGATACGtattttaagaaagaaagattttcgAAATTTATAGTCTAAAATAAGTcatttataaatcatttcaattaaggataaaatgaaTATTCAAAGTTAAATTaatactaaatatataaatatgttattttttgaGACTGACTAAAAAAGAGTAAGTCATATAAAATGGAATAGAGACGGGAACAAATAGTCGAACATAAGGAACATCACATACAATTCATGTTAAAATTTCTTTGTTGTGTTTGTTGTGACATCCTCAATCTTAGTTGCTCTCACTTTCTATTTTCAATACAAAATTCTACCTTACTCATGCGGGAATTGGGGATCATTTGGTTTGCATGCTAGTCACTAGAGGATATTTGGTAATGGTATAATAATGAGGAATTGTTATATGGTGAATAATTggagaaaaagaagaggaagatgaaCTAGTAAAGCATATCCAAAAGGGAAGTATTTTATTCTAACTAGGAAGAAAAACTAAAACGTATTCATCTTAAAAAGTAACAAATccaaacatagtaaaattatgTAGAAAtgatcataataataaaatatgtctTGACTCTATGCTTACAGTTCGTATTTAAGTCCACCAGGATTCAATCATTATAGACTCTATGCAATTCTTAGGTATATCGACTAATGTTAATTATGTCTtgaatttttcttatatatatatagaaagctCAAAATTTTTACTGgtttaaaaaatcattattttaataaaattagtaAAGGATAATATATTGTCTTTGTAGGAGTGGGAAATTCTTCCTCTTATATGTTTGGAACTACTTGAAATTTATACATAGGAGTTTAAGGGTGTGGCATTTTGGGTGATTGGATTATAATCCCTCCATATGAATCAAAAATGAATTGGATACGATATGAATTTGGTAAAATGGTCCTAACCCAGTTTAGTCTCCTAAAGTCAAAAACTTTAAGCTTTTAACTTAAATCAACtttagcaatattttttttttacacagAATGTAAACCCAGAAATGTGTTTCACAACACTATTCTTGTCACTTCTTTCATTCGGGAAAATAAtgacaatcaaaataaagttaTGTAAAAGCTTGTTAATATATTCTTATACATATTTACGAGATAATTAGTTTAAGAAATTCAATAAAATGTTCATAAGTCAATTTTTATCTGATAATTATTTATGCAAtgcaataaataaaaatcataattagcAATCTTTTACTTTGCAATAGTTAAGAATATATGAACGTCTAGTACTACATAATTTCAAGAACAGATAAAGATTTGTAAGTTTACCTATAATTTTATATGAGATATTGTAcagaaaaattataaataataatgttTTGATTTGCAATTGTCTATCAAGAATATACAAGCAAGTTTTACCTTGTTAGAGCTAGACGAAATTATCAAGAGTTTTAATAATAATGTAGAACACTTGCTACTTTTATAGCGTTCATCCATTTCTCCTTATTCTGgatctttttaattttaaaattctacataaataatattaattggagaaaaatattaattcaaTTTTGATAAAAGGTTCCTAAACCAAAGTGAATCTTAAccctaaaaaaaagaaaaaaaagttcaaaacAAAAAGTACTATAGCAATTATTAAGGACTTTCAtgcttttattatattataaattgtTAGGTATCAAAGAAAATATTCCTTAAATAATTGTTATAAATACTTGTAAttgtaattataaattaatgATATCAAACATTAATTTTAGCTTTTTAaacaattattataattattataaataattgtgttatattattatgctcataCAAAATGCAACCTTATTGTTTAGAGGGTGTTTTCATACATTaatatcaaataattttatagttAAGTGTACGTACTTTGCAATGTTAATTAATAACTTTTTcattataatttatttgttctacttttctttttaattttttacaaaaaaatttaaaattttgatcaaTCAACATTTATATTTGCATTTAAAGCATGTATTCCCCGTGATAAATTAAAAGATCTTGTTACCATTTATCAAAAGGGAGAATAACACTTGATCTCTCAGTTATTTGTAAATTTTGATTGTTGTTCTTATAAAAGAAGGTTGAGTCATAACAGAAAAAGGTTTTGCTAATttacatttaatttttaaatagtcCTTGATTAAGGGATGAAATTGAGTCCCATTCTATCCAATATTATAGTCATATCCCATATTAAGTTTCATCATGGAGGAAATATTTAACTTTAAAGGTCAAAAAATTGGTGAaaattttgataatattttgttCTATTTTAAAAACCTTGATAttggaattttttttcatattcaatgatttttaatttttatccgaCTCCAATTCAtatcctttgttttttttttgtaaaaaattcatatccttttaaaattatatttttaagtcCGACTGAATTTGATTATGATTAAAATTCTAGTCTACACAAATAACATTAGTAcaagttttaaattattattttatttaatatgaaattataattttgaagGATATAAAAGTTGTTCAACATTTGAATGATACTTTTGCCAAAAACACTAATATAGaacttatataaaaataatatttttttatatgcaTACAGACCTAGTATTCAAAAAGAACCTATCAACTTTAAATTTAGTTGTGTTTTCTCTATCTTAAGCTATGAGAAAATTCATGAATAATTTACTTGTATGAGTCCATTATAATAACAAACACTATTAGAATGAAGTTTTAAACGTTAAATTTTGGTTCAAACAAGTGATTACACTTTTAATAACAAGTGGttacaattttaaatttagTTGTGTTTTCTCTATCTTAAGTTATGAGAAAATTCATGAATAATTTACTTGTATGAGTTCATTATAATAACAAACACTATTAGAATGAAGTTTTAAACGTTAAATTTTGGTTCAAACAAGTGATTACACTTTTACctataacaagaacaacaaactCAATGTAATTTCACCGGTGGAATATAGAGAAGATAGGATGCACACAGACTTTATCTTATATATTTGTAAGATAGATAAGTTATTTCTGATAAACTTAAAGATTGACAAAAATTAACcaaaagaaaatcatattaGAAGCCAATAGAGGATGCAAACATAACAACTAATAAGGAAAATCATACatgataataacaacaaaaaaaagtgtgaaaacaaaatataataaacaacaaatagTAATAGCTAATACAATTCATCGTCTATTAACAAAAACagtgtaaaaattaaaatataataaacaacaaatagTAATAGCTAATACAATTCATcgtctattatatatatatatatatatatataaaacagtgtaaaaattaaaatataataaacaacaaatagTAATAGCTAATACAATTCATcgtctattatatatatatatatatatatatatatatatatatatatatatatatatattatatatatatatattttcttgacTTCATGTATACAATGTGAAAGaatcttcaataaaattataGACTATTCATAGGAAAATTTGAGACTAACTATGAACAAACTTGTAATATTAATTTTTGTGGGAATAATAGAGTAGGGTGGAGTTATATTGCAAGAATAATATTTTGtaatatataacaaaaaatgACCTACACCTAAAAGGAGTTCTAAGTGATGAAGGTTTCTTacttcaattttctttgttgGACTTTTTTTAGACTTTTTTAGGGTTTGCTATTTTTTTTTGACTGTTGGACTTTTTTTGGACGTTTTTTAAACCTTTTTTGGGGGCCTTTTTTGCCCTTTTTTTTTGGACATTTCTTTTATCCTTTTTtgcttattattttaaaagttttttgatcttttttttaatcaagtCTATTTTAGTCAGAAAAAGATTTTTAGTGAAGGAATTTAAATTATagtcaatatataatattattaaaataatagtataataattgaaagaaattgtgaaaaaataattttatctaaaacggagtcttttaatgaagggcaaaaaattcaatcaacattttaagggtcttcgtgcttttaatatagtatagatataTACAAAGGAATAGCCTATGCAAGTACGTCCCGACATAAaggatatttatatgttggagtCATAAAATCTCAATTAGTTAAAGATAATAGAATAATATGTATTTGCACCAACTAGAGTATTACAAAAATCAAATAGATCATAAAAGTTGAGGGTATGTTCTTCATGGTCCATTTCAAACTATCTGAAATTTGAAATTATCTACCACTCAAATGACTAGATCTACGTCAAAGCAGTATTTAGATCTACGTCAAAGCAGTATTTAGAAATATTCATGCTTCCACATTATTTACTCTTATCATTGATGATTGTGCTTCATTTTTGTTTAATAAGTCTCTCTTTTGGAACTGGTGACTTCTTCTATTAAATTGTGCCTTTGGAATTGATCATTTCTTCTGTCAAAACTAGAGGCAGcaatattctttttctttagAACCTATATCACAAACTCCCAGAGTAATTCAGTGTCTCCTTGAGCAATTTTAAATCCACCTTCTTTGCTCTAGGGTGCACTTGTACAAAGGAATTGCAAATTGTTCAAAAGATTTAATAGAATGTTCGTTTATTACGGAGTGCCATGTCATAGCCCCTTGGTTAGGGTTTCTCCAAAAAGATTTAGCGTGACTGCTTCGATCTCATCTGATTCAATGTCGTTGTCTTTTACTACACATGTGTACAATGTTCCATGCTTTTGGGTCTGTTGttttatcatattttgaaatatcaTTCATCTTAAATCTTTTTGGTATTAACTTTGAAGTTCTAAAAAAAACCAGTCTGGTGCACTAAatctcccgctatgcgcagggtttgggtaagggcccgaccacaaggatctattgtacgcagtcttaccttgcatttctgctagaGGCTGTTTCTTAACTTTGAAGTCCTAATTGACGAAAAAGATAATTACACGTACCTCCTTGAATTCAAACCCTTAAAGATCGGAGGAGCATCCATACAAATGTGAAATTCTTTCACATTTCAATATATCCTTTAATAAGTTTGGTGGACTCTCCATTATTAGAAGTGACGTTTTTATTTTCACTACGATCCTCATTCCTGATAGCATAAGATATTTCTTCTCGTGGTGTATCTAGATTAAGTGTGGTTTTTACCTTCTCTTGTAAACACACTATTGCCTTCTACCGACCTTTCAgtataaaaagggcagcccggtgcacttaagctcccgctatgcgcagggtccggggaagggcccgaccacaagggtctgttgtacgcagccttaccttgcatttctgccagaggctgtttccaaggcttgaacccgtgacctcctggtcacatggcagcaactttaccagttactccaaggctccccttcaccTTTCAGTATAATAAAGATTTTTGTTAAATCATTTTCGGTGATTCTAATGGTTTTCTGATCATTGTTGTTTTCGTCATTTTGTGTGTGACTGTGCTGAGATCCTTGTACGTTTGCGAGTTAAGTTTCCCCAGTTTTTGAATCGACCATGTTACCTGCGGGATTGTTAAGCAAGCAATCAACGTTGTTGTTGGCGTTGATCTGCTCGGTGTTTCCAGTGTCAACTATTAAGTCTATCAGATGATTAGCTTTATAGAAACAAAGTTTGTTAATATTAGGTAATTGAGATCAAACAGTACCACAATTATCCTTCCCCAAGATGGGCGCCAAActgtttattttaaaaagttacaATTGTACTTATACACCACATTTAAATGTAAAAAGTATTGTTCCGATCGAACCAAACAATCAACTGAGCAAACCAGAAATAAACTAGTAACAAATTGAATATATTAGGTAAATAAAGGACTAGAATAACCTAAATCGTCCTGAATGCAGTGATATAAACATTGAGGATATTCACGGGCAAGCTCAACCAAAATGACAAACTATAATTGAATAAGTGATGAAATTGTTAAAAAAAGTTAGTATATTTTGTCAAGTAGAATTTGATTTTTTACAAGGTGATGATCCTACACCTTTATAGGGGTTATTTCTCAATAGCTAATTTTCTGTAATTAATTCCATAACTCGTGATAAATAACACAATTAATGAAATTTAAGATGTGAGAATAACATTCAATTTCATTCGTGGACGATTTCCTAACGGTTGATGTTGGTTGTTGTCTTCTCTTCCGGGCGTATCAAGGTCTGATTTGATT
This window encodes:
- the LOC129884977 gene encoding peroxisomal fatty acid beta-oxidation multifunctional protein MFP2-like isoform X1, whose product is MKSKGRATIEVGADGVAVITINNPPVNSLSLDVLYSLKETFEEAFRRDDVKAIVITGYHGKFSGGFNISSFADLQQGKVAQPKPGYISLDMLTDTVEVSKKPLVAAIDGHALGGGLEIAMCCHARISTTNAKLGLPELHLGIIPGFGGTQRLPRLVGLAKSLEMMLTAKTVKGDEALDLGLVDAIVSSNQLLDTARKWALDIWEHKRPWNIASLYRTDKMESLGEAREILKFARAQAIRIAPNLYHPLAYVDVVEEGIVSGPRAGLIKEYETFEVLIRSATCKALVHIFFAQRGTMRVPGVTDLGLVPRHVKKVGILGGGLMGSGIATALLLSNYPVILKEVNDKVLEAGIERIKANLQSRVNKRKLSQEKFEKVLFLLIGTLDYESFGDVDMVIEAVTEDLSLKKQIFTDLEKYCPPHCILASNTSTIDLNLIGEKRKSPDRIIGAHFFSPAHVMPLLEIVRTQKTSPQVIVDLLDVGKKIKKTPVVVRNCTDFAVNRMFFPCTQAALWLVEHGADIYCIDKAFTKFGMAMGPFRLFDLVGFNVAIASEAQFVSSMPDRIKSMLIPLMQQDKRLGETTRKGFYLYDERRKANPDPEIKKYIEKAREISDVSIDPKLEKLSYKDIIEMIFFPLVNEACRLLAEGIAVKASDLDIASVMGMGFPPYRGGIIYWADTLGSKYICSRLDEWARIYGNFFKPCDYLAEKAARGFPLVSIIMGCIHYVVLLN
- the LOC129884977 gene encoding peroxisomal fatty acid beta-oxidation multifunctional protein MFP2-like isoform X3, which translates into the protein MKSKGRATIEVGADGVAVITINNPPVNSLSLDVLYSLKETFEEAFRRDDVKAIVITGYHGKFSGGFNISSFADLQQGKVAQPKPGYISLDMLTDTVEVSKKPLVAAIDGHALGGGLEIAMCCHARISTTNAKLGLPELHLGIIPGFGGTQRLPRLVGLAKSLEMMLTAKTVKGDEALDLGLVDAIVSSNQLLDTARKWALDIWEHKRPWNIASLYRTDKMESLGEAREILKFARAQAIRIAPNLYHPLAYVDVVEEGIVSGPRAGLIKEYETFEVLIRSATCKALVHIFFAQRGTMRVPGVTDLGLVPRHVKKVGILGGGLMGSGIATALLLSNYPVILKEVNDKVLEAGIERIKANLQSRVNKRKLSQEKFEKVLFLLIGTLDYESFGDVDMVIEAVTEDLSLKKQIFTDLEKYCPPHCILASNTSTIDLNLIGEKRKSPDRIIGAHFFSPAHVMPLLEIVRTQKTSPQVIVDLLDVGKKIKKTPVVVRNCTDFAVNRMFFPCTQAALWLVEHGADIYCIDKAFTKFGMAMGPFRLFDLVGFNVAIASEAQFVSSMPDRIKSMLIPLMQQDKRLGETTRKGFYLYDERRKANPDPEIKKYIEKAREISDVSIDPKLMKHVDYLLKALLSKLLILTLLLSWAWDFLLTGEGSYTGQILLDPNTFVQDWMSGQEFMETFSSHATTLLKKLLGGFL
- the LOC129884977 gene encoding peroxisomal fatty acid beta-oxidation multifunctional protein MFP2-like isoform X2, encoding MKSKGRATIEVGADGVAVITINNPPVNSLSLDVLYSLKETFEEAFRRDDVKAIVITGYHGKFSGGFNISSFADLQQGKVAQPKPGYISLDMLTDTVEVSKKPLVAAIDGHALGGGLEIAMCCHARISTTNAKLGLPELHLGIIPGFGGTQRLPRLVGLAKSLEMMLTAKTVKGDEALDLGLVDAIVSSNQLLDTARKWALDIWEHKRPWNIASLYRTDKMESLGEAREILKFARAQAIRIAPNLYHPLAYVDVVEEGIVSGPRAGLIKEYETFEVLIRSATCKALVHIFFAQRGTMRVPGVTDLGLVPRHVKKVGILGGGLMGSGIATALLLSNYPVILKEVNDKVLEAGIERIKANLQSRVNKRKLSQEKFEKVLFLLIGTLDYESFGDVDMVIEAVTEDLSLKKQIFTDLEKYCPPHCILASNTSTIDLNLIGEKRKSPDRIIGAHFFSPAHVMPLLEIVRTQKTSPQVIVDLLDVGKKIKKTPVVVRNCTDFAVNRMFFPCTQAALWLVEHGADIYCIDKAFTKFGMAMGPFRLFDLVGFNVAIASEAQFVSSMPDRIKSMLIPLMQQDKRLGETTRKGFYLYDERRKANPDPEIKKYIEKAREISDVSIDPKLEKLSYKDIIEMIFFPLVNEACRLLAEGIAVKASDLDIASVMGMGFPPYRGGIIYWADTLGSKYICSRLDEWARIYGNFFKPCDYLAEKAARGFPLSGTMDPAKSRL